The genomic window GCTGAAGATGAGCAAGACGTCGGTCTCAACGTATCTGCTGCGGGCGCGGGAGGCGGGGCTTGCAGCATGGCCACTTCCACCCGGTCTGGATGATGACGAGCTCTTGGAGCAGCGACTATTCCGGCGGATGGGGCGACCTCCTCGAGACAGCGAGGAACCGAACTGGCCGAAAGTGGCCAGCGAGTTGAAACGCAAAGGCGTGACGCTCAACCTGCTATGGCAGGAATACCGGGAGGTCCATCCGGATGGATACGGCTACACCTGGTTCTGCTGCCGATTTGCTGATTATGAGAGCCGCGCCAAACCCACCTATCGCAGTCGTCATGTGGCTGGTGTCGCGATGGAATGCGACTATGCCGGCCATACGATCCCGATCATCGATCCGTCTTCTGGCGAGATCCGGGCAGCACAGATTTATGCGGCCGTGCTGAGTGCATCGCAATTGGTGTTCTCCTATGCCAGCTTCAGTCAGAAGCTGCCGGATTGGATCGAGGCGAACCAGCGAGCCTTCAGTTACTTCGGTGGGGTGACGAAGACAACGATCTGCGACAACCTCAAATCCGCGATTGCCAAGGCTCTCTGGTTCGAACCGACGTTGAACGCGACATTTGCTGCCTTCGCCGAACACTACGATACGACCGTATTGCCAGCACGGCCGCGGCGTCCTCGGGATAAACCATCCGCGGAGGGATCGGTTTTAATCGTCGAGAGGTGGGTTCTGGCCAGACTTCGAAACGACCGTTTCTTCAGCCTTGTCGATCTCAATATCCGCATCAGCGCTCTGATCGAGGACCTTAACACCCGTACCATGCGTCGGTATGGAAAATCCCGGCGAGCCCTGTTCGATGAGGTCGAGCGCTCCCAGCTCAAGCCACTGCCGCCAACGCCGTTTGAATACGCGGAATGGAAGGTCGCCAAGGTTCATCCCGATTACCATGTCGACGTCGATAAGACGTTCTATTCCGTGCCGCACGGTCTGATCGGCAGGAAGGTCGATATCAGGCTGACGTATCGAGCGGTCGAGATCTTCTTTGACCACAAGCGGGTCGCCAGCCACATCCGAAGCTCCCAGCGTTCCGGCCATATCACTGTCAATGAGCATATGCCGAAAGCTCACCAGCGCTATGCAAACACGACGCCTCACACGTTGCGCAAGGAAGCGGCGAAGGTTGGGGCCAATACTGCGATATTTATCGAGCGTCTGCTTAGCGATCGGCCGCACCCGGAGCAAGGCTACAGATCCGCTCAGGGCATTCTCTCCCTGGCGCGTCGTTACGAAACCGATCGGCTGGAATTGGCCTGTGAGCGTGCGTTGGTCATCAATGCGCTGACCTATTCGTCTGTCGCCAACATTCTCAGATCTGGTCTCGATCAGGCTCCTGCCGCAAGCGAGACCGTGAAGCCGGCACCGCCGCACGGCAATATCCGCGGCAAAACCTACTACCAATGAAAGGACATCTAATGCTGACACATCCAACACTGGACCAGATGAGTGCGCTTGGTCCTGCCGGAATGGCAACCGCCTATCGCGAACTTATCGAGCAAGTTCATGGAAATGATCTTAGCTTTGACGAACGGCTTGGCCTGATGCTCGACCGCGAGATCGCACTACGAACCGACCGACGGCTGACCAATCGGCTCGCCACAGCAAAGCTTCGATTTGCCAATGCCTCGATCGA from Agrobacterium vitis includes these protein-coding regions:
- the istA gene encoding IS21 family transposase, with the translated sequence MLRLTFEQELSIRAVSERLKMSKTSVSTYLLRAREAGLAAWPLPPGLDDDELLEQRLFRRMGRPPRDSEEPNWPKVASELKRKGVTLNLLWQEYREVHPDGYGYTWFCCRFADYESRAKPTYRSRHVAGVAMECDYAGHTIPIIDPSSGEIRAAQIYAAVLSASQLVFSYASFSQKLPDWIEANQRAFSYFGGVTKTTICDNLKSAIAKALWFEPTLNATFAAFAEHYDTTVLPARPRRPRDKPSAEGSVLIVERWVLARLRNDRFFSLVDLNIRISALIEDLNTRTMRRYGKSRRALFDEVERSQLKPLPPTPFEYAEWKVAKVHPDYHVDVDKTFYSVPHGLIGRKVDIRLTYRAVEIFFDHKRVASHIRSSQRSGHITVNEHMPKAHQRYANTTPHTLRKEAAKVGANTAIFIERLLSDRPHPEQGYRSAQGILSLARRYETDRLELACERALVINALTYSSVANILRSGLDQAPAASETVKPAPPHGNIRGKTYYQ